The following are encoded together in the Kwoniella europaea PYCC6329 chromosome 1, complete sequence genome:
- a CDS encoding glyceraldehyde-3-phosphate dehydrogenase: MVVKVGINGFGRIGRIVLRNAIEHGDIEVVAVNDPFIDLEYMVYMFKYDSTHGRFKGTVETKEGKLFINDKPISVFGERDPTAIKWGEAGADYVVESTGVFTTTEKASAHLKGGAKKVIISAPSADAPMFVCGVNLEQYKPEYQVISNASCTTNCLAPLAKVIHDNFTIVEGLMTTVHATTATQKTVDGPSNKDWRGGRGAAANIIPSSTGAAKAVGKVIPDLNGKLTGMAFRVPTSDVSVVDLVARIEKGASYDEIKAVIKKASESPELKGILGYTEDEVVSTDFTGSTESSIFDAKAGIALNKNFVKLVSWYDNEYGYSRRVCDLVAYIAGVDAKAQ; encoded by the exons ATGGTCGTCAAAGTAGGAATCAACGGTTTCG GTCGAATCGGTCGAATCGTTCTTAG AAATGCTATCGAACACGGTGACATTGAAGTTGTTGCCGTTAACGA CCCTTTCATCGACCTTGAATACATG GTCTACATGTTCAAATATGACTCT ACCCACGGTCGATTCAAGGGAACTGTCGAGACCAAAGAAGGCAAACTCTTCATCAACGACAAGCCCATCTCTGTTTTCGGTGAACGAGACCCCACCGCCATCAAATGGGGTGAGGCCGGTGCCGATTACGTCGTCGAATCAACCGGTGtcttcaccaccaccgagaAGGCTAGTGCCCATCTCAAAGGTGGTGCTAAGAAGGTCATCATCTCTGCTCCTTCGGCTGATGCCCCTAT GTTCGTCTGTGGTGTAAACCTCGAGCAATACAAGCCTGAGTACCAAGTTATCTCCAACGCTTCTTGTACCACCAACTGTCTTGCTCCTCTCGCCAAGGTCATCCACGACAAC TTCACCATCGTCGAAGGTCTCATGACTACCGTCCATGCTACCACTGCCACCCAAAAGACCGTCGATGGTCCATCCAACA AGGACTGgagaggtggtcgaggtgcTGCCGCCAACATCATCCCCTCTTCCACTGGTGCTGCTAAA GCCGTCGGAAAGGTCATTCCTGATCTTAACGGTAAACTCACTGGTATGGCTTTCCGAGTCCCTACCTCTGACGTCTCCGTCGTCGATCTCGTCGCCCGAATTGAGAAGGGTGCTTCTTACGATGAGATCAAGGCTGTCATCAAGAAGGCTTCCGAAAGTCCTGAACTTAAGGGTATCTTAGG TTACACTGAAGACGAAGTTGTTTCTACTGACTTCACTGGATCAACCGAgtcctccatcttcgatgCTAAAGCTGGTATCGCCTTGAACAAGAACTTCGTTAAGCTTGTCAGCTGG TACGACAATGAATACGGTTACTCTCGACGAGTTTGTGACCTTGTCGCTTACATTGCCGGTGTCGATGCTAAAGCTCAATAA